From the genome of Pseudomonas hamedanensis:
AACAGCGCCAAAACCGGTGGATTGCTCGCGCACTTGCGCCAGCAAAAACTGGCCGATGGTTTGAAAGCCACGCCGCTCTACCAGTTTGCCGGGCAAGCGCTGCTGCATCTTCAATTCCATGCCGACGGCGAGCACTTGAACGCCATTCACGAACAGCTGCTGGATTGGCTGAGCTTCTTCGCCCGTCAGGACTGGACGCCGTTGCGCGAGGAATACGCCGCCCTGCTTCAGCGCCAGCAGCAAGTCCGCGGCGCGTTGCAACTGGCGCGAATCGACGTCGAGCAGCATGCATTCGGCCTGTCCGAATCGGCTGCCGCCGCGCTTGAGCGCATCCTGCGGGAAATCGGCGTTGTGGATAACTTCAACGATCAGTGGCACCTGCCCGCAGCCAATCCTTTCTTGCGCGCCAGTGAACCGCTGGCCAACGCCGGGCTGATTCGCGGCCAGACCAGCGCCCACCGTGGCCTGCGCACCTTCGCCCAGGATCGCTCGCGCAGCCGTCGCGAACGGTCGCCTATGCAGTTCAGCCAGGCGCTGCCGGACTGCGGCGATGAAGGCGCGATTTATCTGCGTTGGCAGGTCGAGGCGGCAGCCAGCGTCGATCTGCGTTCAAGATTACAGCGCAGTCTGCAGCAAACCCGGCAAGACGCGTCCGAAGCCGGCGTGGAGTTGTCTTTCAGCGCCGCAGGTAACCAATGGCTGCTGAAGATGACCGGACTTCAGGAACCGATGCCTAGCATCCTTGAGCATGCGCTGAAATGTCTGACGATGATCGAAGCCGTTTCGCCGCGCGATGAGCTACAGATACCGTCGATGCCGATCCGCCAACTACTCGAAGCGTTGCCGGAAAAATGCCTGCCCACGATTGAAACCAGCGATGACGCCAATCAGCTGTGGACAACTTCGCGCTGGGACGGCCTCGCTCTAGGGCTAAATCAACAGACCCAGTCAGCCATGGGTCTGGCGCTGAGCCGCATTCCCGGCACGCCGGACACTCAGCTACCGGTGACACCGATCACCCAAGGCCAGTACCAATGGAGCCAGATCAACACGGCCTCCAGCGAACACGCCTTGCTGCTGATCTGCCCGACTGCCAGCCGCGACATCGCTGATGAAGCAGCATGGCGCCTTCTGGCTCAGTTGTGCCAGACGCCTTTTTATCAGCGCCTGCGTGTCGAACTGCAATTGGGTTACGCCGTATTCAGCGCGCTGCGCCAGTTGTACGGCAAGACTGCGATTGTCTTTGGCGGGCAATCGCCGACGACTGCGGCGGGCAAGTTGCTCGAATACATTCAGGAGTTTTTCAACGGCATTCCCGCGTTGATCGAAACGCTCGATGAAGCAAGCGTCAAGCAGCAGCGCCAAAGCCTCGCCGATCAGTTCGACGACGCCACGCTTTCCACTAAGGATGCTGCCGAGTTGCTGTGGCAGGGCAAACTCGCTGGCCATTCGTCGGATTACCGTGAGCAGTTGGTCGCGGCGATCCAGCAGCTGAATCGCCAGGCTTTGCTCGATGCTGCGCAACGTCTGATTAATGCCGAGGGCGGTTGGCATTGCCTGGCCAATGAATCGATGCCGGACGCCCCATGGCAAGCGGCAAACTGATCATTACCGAGGCCGCAAAGAGCTTTCTCAAAGATTCAGGGGTCATCGCGCTGAAATTTTGAGTAACATAGCCGCCTAACTAATTGGAACATCGTCGCGCTGCCGTGGACTATACCTATGGATAGCGCTATCCCAACCCACAGAAGGAGACACCTCATGGCCTGGACCAAACCTGCTTACACCGACCTGCGTATCGGCTTCGAAGTCACCATGTACTTCGCCAGCCGCTGAGTTCTGCTTACGTAGAATTGCAGTGCAACGCCTCGGCTCGCCGGGGCGTTTTATTTTCCGCGTTGAAATGATGGAGCGTTCATGTTCGTCCAGATTCTGGGTTCGGCCGCCGGTGGCGGTTTTCCGCAGTGGAACTGCAACTGCGTCAACTGCACAGGCTTTCGCGACGGCAGCCTGAATGCCAAGGCCCGCACCCAATCGTCCATCGCCCTTTCCGATGACGGCGTGAACTGGGTGTTGTGCAACGCCTCGCCGGACATCCGCGCGCAACTGCAAAGCTTTGCCCCGATGCAACCGGGCCGCGCCCTGCGCGACACCGGCATCAGCGCGATCATCCTGATGGACAGCCAGATCGACCACACCACCGGCCTGCTCAGCCTGCGCGAAGGCTGCCCGCATCAGGTCTGGTGCACAGACATGGTCCACGAAGACCTGAACACCGGTTTCCCCCTGTTCAAGATGCTCACGCACTGGAACGGCGGCTTGAACTGGAACCGTATCGAACTCGATCAGAGCTTCGCCGTCGCAGCATGCCCGAACCTGCGCTTCACCCCACTGCCATTGCGCAGCGCCGCACCGCCCTATTCGCCGCATCGTTTCGATCCGCATCCGGGTGACAACATCGGTTTGATCGTCGAAGACCTCAACACAGGTGGCAAGCTGTTCTACGCGCCGGGATTGGGCAAGGTCGATGCGCCGCTGCTGGAAATCATGGCGGGCAGCGATTGCCTGTTGGTCGACGGCACGCTGTGGGACGACGACGAAATGCAGCGCCGTGGCGTCGGCACCCGCACCGGTCGCGAAATGGGCCACCTGGCGCAGAACGGCCCCGGCGGCATGCTCGAAGTTCTGGAGCAGTTGCCCGAGCAGCGCAAGGTGCTTATCCACATCAACAACACCAACCCGATTCTTGACGAGGATTCGCCGCAGCGCGCGGAGTTGGCTCGGCGTAATGTTGAGGTGGCGTTTGATGGCATGAGTATTGTGCTGTAGCGCATGACCCCTTCGCGAGCAGGCTCGCTCCCACGGGGGTTTTGTGTACGCCGCAGATCCAATGTGGGAGCGAGCTTGCTCGCGAAAGCGCCCGAATAGACACCCAGGATTTCAACGGTTGTTCCCCGGAGAACCGCAATGACCGACACCCCGCTGTCCCCCGCCGAATTCGAAGCGGCCCTGCGCGCCAAAGGCGCCTATTACCACATCTACCACCCCTACCACGTGGCGATGTACGAAGGCCGGGCGACCCGCGAGCAGATTCAGGGCTGGGTCGCCAACCGTTTCTACTATCAGGTGAACATCCCCCTGAAAGACGCGGCGATTCTCGCCAACTGCCCGGATCGGGAAATCCGCCGCGAGTGGATTCAGCGCTTGCTCGACCACGACGGCGCGCCCGGTGAAGACGGCGGTATCGAAGCCTGGCTGCGTCTGGGCCAGGCTGTCGGCCTCGATCCAGATCAATTGCGCTCGCAAGAGCTGGTGCTGCCCGGCGTGCGTTTCGCCGTCGATGCCTACGTCAACTTCGCCCGCCGCGCCAGTTGGCAGGAAGCGGCCAGCAGCTCGCTGACCGAGCTGTTCGCGCCGCAGATCCACCAGTCGCGCCTCGACAGTTGGCCGCAGCATTACCCGTGGATCGATCCGGCCGGTTACGAATATTTCCGCACCCGCCTCGGCCAGGCGCGCCGTGACGTCGAACATGGGCTGGCGATCACGCTGGAGCATTACAAGACCCGCGAAGGCCAGGAGCGCATGCTGGAAATTCTCCAGTTCAAACTGGACATTCTTTGGAGCATGCTCGATGCCATGAGCATGGCCTACGAACTGAACCGACCGCCGTATCACAGCGTGACCGAACAACGGGTCTGGCATAAAGGAATCACCTTATGAGTTTCGACCGCACCTGGACACCGAAATGGCGCCCCGGCTACCGGTTTCAGTACGAACCGGCGCAGAAAGGCCATGTGCTGTTGTATCCGGAGGGCATGATCAAACTGAACGACAGCGCCGCGCTGATCGGTGGCTTGATTGATGGCGAACGCGATGTTGCCGCAGTCATCGCCAAGCTCGAAGAGCAGTTCCCCGACGTGCCTGAGCTTGGTGATGACATCGAGCAATTCATGGAGGTTGCCCGTGCAGAGCACTGGATCACCCTTGACTGATCTGCCGGCAAAACCTGAAGTCGGCCTGCCGCTGTGGCTGCTCGCCGAGCTGACTTACCGCTGCCCGCTGCAATGCCCATACTGCTCCAATCCACTGGATTTCGCCGAGCAAGGCAAAGAGCTGAGCACCGAGCAGTGGATCAAGGTTTTCCGTGAAGCGCGGGAGATGGGCGCCGCGCAACTGGGCTTTTCCGGTGGCGAACCGTTGGTGCGCCAGGACCTCGCCGAGCTGATTCGCGAAGCGCGGCAGTTGGGTTTCTACACCAATCTGATCACCTCTGGTATCGGTCTGACCGAGCAGAAAATCAGCGATTTCAAAAAGGCCGGGCTCGATCACATTCAGATCAGCTTCCAGGCCAGTGACGAGCAAGTGAACAACCTGCTCGCCGGTTCGAAAAAAGCCTTCGCGCAGAAGCTGGAAATGGCCCGGGCGGTAAAGGCCCACGGCTATCCGATGGTGCTGAACTTCGTCACCCATCGGCACAACATCGACAAGATCGACCGCATCATCGAGCTGTGCATTGCGCTGGAAGCCGACTTCGTCGAACTCGCCACCTGCCAGTTCTACGGCTGGGCGCAGCTCAATCGAGTCGGCTTGTTGCCGACCCAGGAACAATTGGTCCGCGCCGAACGCATCACCAACGAATACCGGGCGAAACTGGAAGCCGAAGGGCATCCGTGCAAGCTGATTTTCGTCACTCCGGACTACTACGAAGAACGCCCGAAAGCCTGCATGAACGGCTGGGGCAGTATCTTCCTGACCGTGACCCCGGACGGCACCGCCCTGCCCTGCCATGGCGCCCGTCAGTTGCCGGTGCAATTTCCCAACGTGCGCGATCACAGCATGCAACACATCTGGTACGACTCGTTCGGCTTCAACCGCTTCCGCGGTTACGACTGGATGCCGGAGCCGTGCCGCTCGTGCGACGAGAAAGAAAAAGATTTCGGCGGCTGCCGCTGCCAGGCCTTCATGCTCACCGGCGATGCCAGCAATGCCGACCCGGTGTGCAGCAAGTCCGAACATCACGGCGTGATCCTCAAGGCCCGCGAAGAAGCCGAGACCGCCACTCAAACCATTGAACAACTGGCCTTTCGCAATGAACGAAACTCGCGCCTCATCGCCAAGGGCTGAGCCTTTCAGCGCCGCCCAGGCCGTCGCCGCCGGGACCGACTTCGCCGAATTGCAGCTTGGCGCCCACGGCTTGTTCTGGAATGAATATCGCCCCGAGGATGCGGCCTGCCGCATCTGGCATTGGCGCGACGGCGTGGCGAAACGTCTGACACCCGATGGTTTCAGCGTACGCAGCCGTGTGTACGAATACGGCGGTGGAGCGTTTTGTCTGACGCCTGACGGTGTGGTTTTCGTCAATGAAGCGGATCAACAGCTGTATCGGCAGACGCTGGAGAGTGAGCCGCAAGCGCTGACTTCGGCTGATTGCCGTTATGGCGATCTGCATTTCGCCAATGGTCGGATCCTGGCGGTCGAAGAGCAGCAGGATCAGCATCGCCTGGTGGCAATCGATTTGGTGAGCGGCGCACGGCAGGTCCTGGCCGAGGGCGCCGATTTTTATGCGGCGCCGACGCTCAGCCCGGATGGCCAGCGTCTGGCATGGGTCGAGTGGAGCCGGCCGCATCAGCCGTGGACCTCGACACGCCTGATGATCGCTGTCGGTGATTTTTCCGTGCCTCGCTGTGTCGCCGGCGACCAGATAGAAGAGTCGATCCAGCAGCCGCGTTTTGACGCCCATGGCCGTTTGTATTGCCTCACTGATCGTGGCGGATTCTGGCAACCGTGGGGCGAAACGTGCGACGGACTGCAAGCGCTGTCCAGTGCCACAGCCGATCATGCACCCGCGCCGTGGCAACTGGGCGGCTGCACCTGGTTACCTGTCGGCGATTGCGTTCTAGCCAGTTGGATCGAAGATGGCTTTGGGCGTTTGACTCTCGGCAATCGGGACTTCACCGGCGATTACAGCCGCTTCCGCCATCTGGCGCTGGATGAGCAGTTCATCTACTGCATCGCCGCGTCACCGCTCAGCCCTTCTGCGGTGATTGCCATTGATCGAGCGACGGGCGCAGTGAATGTTTTGGCGGGTGGCGTGGCTCCATTGCCCGACGAACGCATCAGCCGCCCGCAAACCTTGCGCTATCCCAGCGGTTCGGGCGAGGCGCACGGCTTCTTTTATCCGGCCATGAGCGATGAGCCAAAACCGCCGCTGGTGGTGTTCATCCACGGCGGCCCGACGTCGGCCTGCTACCCGATACTCGATCCGCGCATTCAGTACTGGACACAACGTGGCTTCGCCGTCGCCGACCTCAACTATCGCGGCAGCAGCGGTTATGGCCGCGAATACCGCCAAGCATTGCACCTGCGCTGGGGCGAGGTGGATGTCGAGGATGCTTGCGCGGTGGTCGGCTACCTGGCGGAACAGGGTCTGATCGACGGCAACTGCGCGTTTATTCGTGGTGGCAGCGCAGGCGGCTATACGACTTTGTGCGCACTGGCGTTCAGGCAGGTTTTCCGCGCAGGCGCCAGCCTCTACGGCGTCAGCGACCCGGTCGCATTGGCCCGGGCCACGCACAAGTTCGAAGGCGATTACCTGGACTGGCTGATCGGCGATCCCGGGCAGGACGCCGAACGCTACGCCGCCCGCACTCCGCTGTTGCATGCGAACAACATTCGCGTGCCGGTGATTTTCTTTCAAGGTGAGCTGGATGCCGTGGTCGTGCCACAACAGACCCGCGACATGGTTGCGGCGCTCGAGCAAAACGGTATTGGCGTCGAAGCGCATTACTACCCCGACGAACGCCACGGCTTTCGCCGCGCGACCAATCAGGCGCATGCGCTGGAACAGGAGTGGACATTTTATCGGCGGGTAATGGGATCAGAGCTTGCTCAGAATTAGCGGTGCCTCATTCGCGAGCAGGCTCGCTCCCACATAGGACTTATGTACAACACAGATCCAGTGTGGGAGCGAGCCTGCTCGCGAAAGCTATCTAATCGACGCTGCCGAACTTAGCGCTTGGCAATGATATACACCGCATGCACGATGCCCGGAATGTAGCCACACAACGTCAGCAAAATGTTCAACCAGAACGCCCCGCCAAACCCGACCTGCAAAAACACGCCCAGTGGCGGCAACAGAATAGCGATGATGATGCGAATGAAATCCATGGGGCAGCTCCTGAATGGGGGTTGGCTCGCCTGAGCCATACAAGCTAATCGACCAGCGCCGTTCGTCAGGGTTCACTGCAATAGCTGCACCAGACTCAAGCCAGAATTTTCAGTCCATGTTTCTGCACGATGCTCAGCAACTTCAGAGCCATTCCGCTGGGATGTTTGTCACCCGACTCCCATTGTTTTACTGTCGATGCACTGGTGTTCAGATACCGTGCAAACACCGGTTGGCTGACTTTGTTGCGCTCGCGGAGTGCCTTTATTTCCTCGGCCGGGATCGCTGCAGGTACCGATGCCAGACAGGACTCATCGAACTCCCGCATCGTTGCCTTGCTAATGGCTCCGACAGCAAGTAACGCACCGGCTGATCCGTGTATCGATTCAAAGACTTCACTTTTGAATTTCTTGCTCATGAAATATCTCCACAAATTCCTTCATCGCCAACAAATCTCCGATTTGCTCTTCGGTCAGTTGCGCATAGACCTTCGCCAACTTACGTAAATCCCTTAATTCAATTGGGGTGATATTGCTCTGATCCTGTTTGGCGAACAGTACCTGATAGATCCAATAATGCCCGCCCTTTGCCAAGACAATCGAACGGTGACGGTTAGCAGCTCTAAATCCCATCTGCAAAACCCGGCCACAAAAAAACGCCCCACGCCAAAAGAATCAGGCGTGGGGCGTGCGTTATACCGCGAGACGGTTCTTTCAGTTCGGCAGTGCTTGCCAGCTCAGACGGCTATCCCCTTGCGGCATTGCATCTGTGCCGTGCGTACGCGGGAGAAAGCGCGACCCAACCGCAGAAGCATTTCATCGATGTTGGCTTTGCTGACGGTGAGGGCCGGAGTGAAGCGCAGGCAATCGGCTTGTGCGGCGCTGAGTATCAGGCCTTCGTGCAGCGCGGCGTGGACGACCGCCTCGGCGCAGTCTTCGGACAGGGTCAGTCCATAAAACAGGCCCTGGCCGCGCAATTCGCCATGGCCGTAGCGCTGCGCCAATCGCGCGAGGCCCGCGCGCAGATGCTGGCCTTGGTCGTTGATCTGCTGGAGGAAGCTACGGTCGTGCACGCTGTCGAGCACCACCAGGCCGGCCGCGGTTATCAGTGCGTTGCCGTGATGCGTGCCGCCCAGTTCGCCGACGGCGAAGCAACAGGCCTTGCCGCGGGCCAACAGTGCCGCCAACGGCACACCGCCGCCCAGGCCTTTGCCGAGCACGACGATATCGGCGCGTACGCCATAGGACTGCTCGGCGAGCAGGCTGCCGCAACGCCCGATACCGGTCTGCACTTCGTCGAGTATCAACAGAATGCCCAACTCGCGACACAGTCTCTCGACGCCTTTGAGGTAGTGCTCGGTCGCCGGTACAACGCCGGCATCGCTCTGGATCGGCTCGAGCATGATCGCAACAGTCTGCGCATCGACCGCCGCATGCAGTGCTGGCAAGTCGTTGAAGGGCACCGGATCGAAACCCGGTAGCAACGGCGCAAAGCGATTGTGCAGATTGTCGCTGTCCGATGCCGAGAGCGTCGCCAGGCTGCGCCCATGGCAACCTTGCTTCGCGACGATGATGCGCGAGGCACCGCCGCGGTGCAGTTGCCCCCATTTTCGCGCCAGTTTGATCGCGGCTTCACAGGCTTCGCTGCCACTGTTGAGCAGATACGCCTGATCGCTGGCGGTGCTGGCGCACAGGCGTTCGGCCAGGCTGAGCATGCCGCGATTGTGCAGATTGAAACCGGGATTGATCAGCGCCTGAGCCTGGCTGGCGATCGCCTTGACCAGTGCCGAAGGGCTATGGCCAAGGCTGTTCGCACCGCCGGCCTGAGAGAAATCCAGATAGGCACGGTCGTGACTGTCCCACAGCCAGGAGCCCTGCCCGCGAACGAAGACCTGCCGGGGACGTTCGACGCTGGGCATCAGCCGCTCGGCGCTCAGCGTATCGCTGTCTGCCAATTGCGCAACCTCGCTGGCGAGGTCATCAAGACTCGGCGCCTGACGCCGCAAACTGAACAGATTCATGGATAAAAACCTCGCTTGAGGTTTTTTGAACTGCCTATGTAAAGACTCGGTATGCGAACGCTATTCATCGCGCTTTCTGGCCCTGTAAGCCTTACGAATGCGTTTAGACTAGGCTCACGGGCGGCTTCAGGCCATTTCGATTTCCCAGCATTTTCGATAAGCCTTACTTATGGATTTCAAGCAACTGCGTTATTTCGTCGCGGTCTACGAGGAAGGTCATGTCGGCCGCGCCGCAGAACGCCTGTCGATCTCGCAACCGGCGCTGTCACAGCAGATCCGCCAACTCGAACAAAACCTCGATGTCAGTCTGTTCGAACGCAGCAGCAAGCGCCTCTTGCCGACCCTCGCCGCGCACACGTTGTACAACCACGCGTTGCCACTGCTTGATGGCTTGCAGCGAGCGCGCGAGGCGTTGGGCAATTTCAAGGGGCAGGCACTGCGCACGTTGGCGATCGGTGTGCTGCAAACGGTGCACACCAGCCTCGTGCCGCAGATGCTTGAACGCGTGCGCAAGGCGCAGCCGCATCTGGTGGTGCAGATCTATGAACTGACCGGGCTGGAGATCGAGCGGCGTTTGCTCAACGGTTCACTGGACATCGGCATCAGCTATCTGCCGCCGCGCCAACCGGGTCTGCATGGCGTGCAGCTCTACGAAGACGAACTGACACTCGTCATCCCGGCCGATCATCCTTTGCGCGAATTCAAGAAAGTCTCGATGCGCCAGGCGGCGGAACTGCCGATGTTGTTGCTGGGTGAAGAATTCCAGATCCGTCAGATCTGGCAGGCGCAACTGAGCAGCCTCGGGCGTCGCCCGCAAGTGCAGGCGGAGCTGAATAACATGCTGGGGATTCTCGACAGTTTGCCGCACACCAAACTGGCGACCGTGCTGCCGGGACGCTCGCAAAAGGAGTACGACGATCAGGCGCTGCTGTGGAAACCGCTGAGCGAGCCACGGGTGCCGCTGCAAGTCGGCCTGGTGTGCCGCGACGTACAACGCCAGCAGGTCTCGTTGGCACTGCTGCGCACGTTACTCGAAGAAGTGATGAGCCGCGAAGTGAAGCCGGCGCTTGATCCACGGGTCTGAACACTTTTTTCCAGACAAAAGAAAACCCCGCCGAAGCGGGGCTTTGCAGACTGTTTCCCTGACATCCATTTCACTCCGCCACCCTGGCAGAATCCTACGTGTCCGTGTTGTTACTTTGCGCTTCCTGCGCGACGTCCATGAAATGTAGAGTAGCTCTGGATCCAATCCTCGCCTATGGGAGAACAGCAGCACGTCGTGTAAGAAAATGCTTACACGGCGCGCACGGGTTCAGAACTGCGCCGCATCCAGCAGGAACAGGGATTCGCTACCAGCCTTTACCGACGCGCTCAAGGAGTGGATGCGCGGCAGCAGACGGGCGAAATAGAAGCGCGCGGTGCCTAGCTTGCTGGCGTAGAAATCGTCTTGGGTTTCCTTGCCCAGCGAAGCCTTGGCCATCAACGCCCACATATAGGCGTAGGCGGTGTAGCCGAACGCTTGCAAATATTCGACCGATGCCGCGCCGATTTCGTTCGGATTGTTTTTCGCCCGGTCCAGCAGCCATGCGGTCAGCTCGTCGAGGGTATCGACAGCGTCGTTCAGCGGCTTGGTGAACTCGCCCAGATCGGCACTGGCGGTTGCGGTGAAGTGGCGGATCTCATCGGCGAACAGCTTGTAGAACGCACCGCCGCTGCCGACGATCTTGCGCCCGACCAGGTCCAGCGCCTGGATGCCGTTGGTGCCTTCGTAGATCTGCGTGATGCGCACGTCACGCACCAGTTGCTCCTGGCCCCACTCGCGAATGTAACCGTGGCCGCCAAAGATCTGCTGACCGTGAACCGTGGTTTCCAGTCCCAGATCGGTCAGGAATGCCTTGGCGACGGGCGTCAGCAATGCCACCAGATCCTCGGCACGCTTGCGGGTGGTCGGGTCTTCGCTGAACTTCGCGGTGTCGAGCTGCATCGCCACATACGTGGAGAACGCACGGCCGCCTTCGTTCGAGGCTTTCATGGTCAACAACATGCGCCGTACGTCCGGGTGGACGATGATCGGGTCAGCGACCTTGTCCTTGTTTTGCGCACCGGTCGGCGAACGGCTTTGCAGACGGTCGCGCGCGTATTCGACGGCGTTCTGATAAGAGCGCTCGCCGGTTGCCAGGCCCTGAATGCCGACGCCCAAACGCTCGTAGTTCATCATGGTGAACATCGCAGCCAGGCCTTTGTTCGGCTCGCCGACCAG
Proteins encoded in this window:
- the pqqF gene encoding pyrroloquinoline quinone biosynthesis protein PqqF, whose product is MPAPTHPRPHIETLANGLRVTLRHVPGLKRSAAALRVAAGSHDVSLAWPGLAHFLEHLLFLGTERFPTDEGLMAYVQRHGGQVNASTRERTTDFFFELPVSSFSAGLERLSDMLARPRMNLDDQLREREVLQAEFVAWSQDPTAQQQFALYEGLPAEHPLRGFHAGNRDSLQVESPGFQSALKDFHQRFYRTGQMSLSLVGPQSIDELRELARQFAAVLPVGDKVAQTAPPPLTVKSYQQVGAHANLLFAFEALPQSSAEAMAFLCHWLNSAKTGGLLAHLRQQKLADGLKATPLYQFAGQALLHLQFHADGEHLNAIHEQLLDWLSFFARQDWTPLREEYAALLQRQQQVRGALQLARIDVEQHAFGLSESAAAALERILREIGVVDNFNDQWHLPAANPFLRASEPLANAGLIRGQTSAHRGLRTFAQDRSRSRRERSPMQFSQALPDCGDEGAIYLRWQVEAAASVDLRSRLQRSLQQTRQDASEAGVELSFSAAGNQWLLKMTGLQEPMPSILEHALKCLTMIEAVSPRDELQIPSMPIRQLLEALPEKCLPTIETSDDANQLWTTSRWDGLALGLNQQTQSAMGLALSRIPGTPDTQLPVTPITQGQYQWSQINTASSEHALLLICPTASRDIADEAAWRLLAQLCQTPFYQRLRVELQLGYAVFSALRQLYGKTAIVFGGQSPTTAAGKLLEYIQEFFNGIPALIETLDEASVKQQRQSLADQFDDATLSTKDAAELLWQGKLAGHSSDYREQLVAAIQQLNRQALLDAAQRLINAEGGWHCLANESMPDAPWQAAN
- the pqqA gene encoding pyrroloquinoline quinone precursor peptide PqqA, with protein sequence MAWTKPAYTDLRIGFEVTMYFASR
- the pqqB gene encoding pyrroloquinoline quinone biosynthesis protein PqqB, translating into MFVQILGSAAGGGFPQWNCNCVNCTGFRDGSLNAKARTQSSIALSDDGVNWVLCNASPDIRAQLQSFAPMQPGRALRDTGISAIILMDSQIDHTTGLLSLREGCPHQVWCTDMVHEDLNTGFPLFKMLTHWNGGLNWNRIELDQSFAVAACPNLRFTPLPLRSAAPPYSPHRFDPHPGDNIGLIVEDLNTGGKLFYAPGLGKVDAPLLEIMAGSDCLLVDGTLWDDDEMQRRGVGTRTGREMGHLAQNGPGGMLEVLEQLPEQRKVLIHINNTNPILDEDSPQRAELARRNVEVAFDGMSIVL
- the pqqC gene encoding pyrroloquinoline-quinone synthase PqqC, encoding MTDTPLSPAEFEAALRAKGAYYHIYHPYHVAMYEGRATREQIQGWVANRFYYQVNIPLKDAAILANCPDREIRREWIQRLLDHDGAPGEDGGIEAWLRLGQAVGLDPDQLRSQELVLPGVRFAVDAYVNFARRASWQEAASSSLTELFAPQIHQSRLDSWPQHYPWIDPAGYEYFRTRLGQARRDVEHGLAITLEHYKTREGQERMLEILQFKLDILWSMLDAMSMAYELNRPPYHSVTEQRVWHKGITL
- the pqqD gene encoding pyrroloquinoline quinone biosynthesis peptide chaperone PqqD; its protein translation is MSFDRTWTPKWRPGYRFQYEPAQKGHVLLYPEGMIKLNDSAALIGGLIDGERDVAAVIAKLEEQFPDVPELGDDIEQFMEVARAEHWITLD
- the pqqE gene encoding pyrroloquinoline quinone biosynthesis protein PqqE, whose translation is MQSTGSPLTDLPAKPEVGLPLWLLAELTYRCPLQCPYCSNPLDFAEQGKELSTEQWIKVFREAREMGAAQLGFSGGEPLVRQDLAELIREARQLGFYTNLITSGIGLTEQKISDFKKAGLDHIQISFQASDEQVNNLLAGSKKAFAQKLEMARAVKAHGYPMVLNFVTHRHNIDKIDRIIELCIALEADFVELATCQFYGWAQLNRVGLLPTQEQLVRAERITNEYRAKLEAEGHPCKLIFVTPDYYEERPKACMNGWGSIFLTVTPDGTALPCHGARQLPVQFPNVRDHSMQHIWYDSFGFNRFRGYDWMPEPCRSCDEKEKDFGGCRCQAFMLTGDASNADPVCSKSEHHGVILKAREEAETATQTIEQLAFRNERNSRLIAKG
- a CDS encoding S9 family peptidase, encoding MNETRASSPRAEPFSAAQAVAAGTDFAELQLGAHGLFWNEYRPEDAACRIWHWRDGVAKRLTPDGFSVRSRVYEYGGGAFCLTPDGVVFVNEADQQLYRQTLESEPQALTSADCRYGDLHFANGRILAVEEQQDQHRLVAIDLVSGARQVLAEGADFYAAPTLSPDGQRLAWVEWSRPHQPWTSTRLMIAVGDFSVPRCVAGDQIEESIQQPRFDAHGRLYCLTDRGGFWQPWGETCDGLQALSSATADHAPAPWQLGGCTWLPVGDCVLASWIEDGFGRLTLGNRDFTGDYSRFRHLALDEQFIYCIAASPLSPSAVIAIDRATGAVNVLAGGVAPLPDERISRPQTLRYPSGSGEAHGFFYPAMSDEPKPPLVVFIHGGPTSACYPILDPRIQYWTQRGFAVADLNYRGSSGYGREYRQALHLRWGEVDVEDACAVVGYLAEQGLIDGNCAFIRGGSAGGYTTLCALAFRQVFRAGASLYGVSDPVALARATHKFEGDYLDWLIGDPGQDAERYAARTPLLHANNIRVPVIFFQGELDAVVVPQQTRDMVAALEQNGIGVEAHYYPDERHGFRRATNQAHALEQEWTFYRRVMGSELAQN
- a CDS encoding YqaE/Pmp3 family membrane protein; protein product: MDFIRIIIAILLPPLGVFLQVGFGGAFWLNILLTLCGYIPGIVHAVYIIAKR
- a CDS encoding helix-turn-helix domain-containing protein, which codes for MSKKFKSEVFESIHGSAGALLAVGAISKATMREFDESCLASVPAAIPAEEIKALRERNKVSQPVFARYLNTSASTVKQWESGDKHPSGMALKLLSIVQKHGLKILA
- a CDS encoding type II toxin-antitoxin system RelE/ParE family toxin, yielding MGFRAANRHRSIVLAKGGHYWIYQVLFAKQDQSNITPIELRDLRKLAKVYAQLTEEQIGDLLAMKEFVEIFHEQEIQK
- a CDS encoding aspartate aminotransferase family protein; this encodes MNLFSLRRQAPSLDDLASEVAQLADSDTLSAERLMPSVERPRQVFVRGQGSWLWDSHDRAYLDFSQAGGANSLGHSPSALVKAIASQAQALINPGFNLHNRGMLSLAERLCASTASDQAYLLNSGSEACEAAIKLARKWGQLHRGGASRIIVAKQGCHGRSLATLSASDSDNLHNRFAPLLPGFDPVPFNDLPALHAAVDAQTVAIMLEPIQSDAGVVPATEHYLKGVERLCRELGILLILDEVQTGIGRCGSLLAEQSYGVRADIVVLGKGLGGGVPLAALLARGKACCFAVGELGGTHHGNALITAAGLVVLDSVHDRSFLQQINDQGQHLRAGLARLAQRYGHGELRGQGLFYGLTLSEDCAEAVVHAALHEGLILSAAQADCLRFTPALTVSKANIDEMLLRLGRAFSRVRTAQMQCRKGIAV
- a CDS encoding LysR family transcriptional regulator, which translates into the protein MDFKQLRYFVAVYEEGHVGRAAERLSISQPALSQQIRQLEQNLDVSLFERSSKRLLPTLAAHTLYNHALPLLDGLQRAREALGNFKGQALRTLAIGVLQTVHTSLVPQMLERVRKAQPHLVVQIYELTGLEIERRLLNGSLDIGISYLPPRQPGLHGVQLYEDELTLVIPADHPLREFKKVSMRQAAELPMLLLGEEFQIRQIWQAQLSSLGRRPQVQAELNNMLGILDSLPHTKLATVLPGRSQKEYDDQALLWKPLSEPRVPLQVGLVCRDVQRQQVSLALLRTLLEEVMSREVKPALDPRV